Below is a window of Salinibacter grassmerensis DNA.
CAATGGGAGTGCGGCGCAGCCCGTGTCCTCGGCGCACGTCTCCGAACGGGCCTCCACGCTACGCATCCACTGCAATAGACGAAAAGTGTACCAGACGGTAACGATCTGACAGGATGACAGGAAACACGCAGGGACAAGAGGGCCGAAGCGAAAAGACACCCGCATTGTCACACGGGTCTTTGGACTCCTCGTGAGACTGTGTGGGCAAACCGCGTGGAGACTGCCAGCACAAAAGTCGTTCTCAGAACTGAATTGTAGCCCCGAGTCCAGGGTAGGTCCCCTCGGCCGTCGTCAGCGCAGTCGGGGCCACAGACCACGTCCTGCCTGAGCGATCAGCCGCGCCCCTCAAGGAGACCTGCTCGTTTGTGCCGCGAAAGGCCTCGACGAGGGCCCACCCACCAAGCACGACCGACGTAGCTCCGGCGAGGGAGGAGACCGTTGGGTACTCTGCACCGTCCCGCAGTCCAATCGTGAGGCTTGTGGCCCCACTGGCGACTCCCATGGCGCCGCCGACGATGCTGTGGGTGTCCCGTTCGAGCAAGACGCCATTTACGAGAGAGGCGCCGACACTCACGCTCAGAGCAGTCACTTCCAGGGCAGGGGCCTCTTCGTTATCTGAGGGAGGCGGATCCGAAAGACGCCCCCCATCATACGTGGGTTGGATCATCGCCAGTTCGCGGCGGGTGAACCCGTTGCGTTTCGCCCACCGATCAATGGCGGGCAGGTCCATGTCCTGCACGTCGGCCAAGTGGTACTGCGCGTCGATTCGTTCAGCGAGATCGCGCCCGGCCGATGCGGTGATCAGGTGCCCCACCGCGCATAGACGGCCCTCTGCGTCGATGAATACGGGCGATCGGCCCGGTACCTCGGTGTTTTGAGGAAACCGGCCCTGTGTCCAGTACTCGTGGAGACGGTCGAGCAGCTCAGCGCGGCGAGCCCGCTGGGCGGTAGACAGCGCAGGCCGGGGCCGCGCACGGAGCATCCGCTCCACGTAGGCAAGGTGCGTTTGCAGACGCAGGCGCTCCGGCGTATGAGGGTCTGGGGCGACTCCGAAGGTCGCCCGGAAGCTCTCGTTTCCGAGGAGGGCATTGGCCGGGCGGACCTCATCCGTCGGGGCGGTTGCAGGCGGTACGTCCTCGTGGAAAATACTGTCCCCAACGGTCAGAACAAGTAGGAAGGCCGTGGCGATGAAGGCAGCGGTGCGCATGGGAGGTCTGGCCGACAATGTTGGAGGTCAATTCTATTCTACATGCACGTAGCGGGACACGAATGACTAGGTGGACATCAGGGCAGTCGCGCGTCCCCGCACGGTTTTGCGAAGGGCCGTTCTTTTCCCGGATCTACCAGCGTGCGGAGCGTTCTGCCATTCCGCAATTCCCTCTGCCTGCCGCCCCCCAATTTGTGCCGCACTGCGTCATAGCCCGGAACCAATGACGCGCTGCGTTATTGGTATATTTGTAGTATCTCACACATTGCAATCGCGTTTTCCTCGCAGGCCCATCCATCAACGACTCAACGGACTGTCATGACGGCCACGAACGACGAGACGCCCACGGACGACCGGAAAGGCTTTTCCTTAAAGACCCTGCCCGACGAGGTATCGGGACGGGCGCGCGAGGTCTGGCTCGCCGGCCTCGGGGCGCTGGAGCGGCTCGAACAGGAAGGCGACAAGGTGTTCGAGACGCTCGTGGAGCGCGGCCGGAACTACGAGGACGCGCGCCGCGACCAGATCGAGAAGGCCACCGAGACCGTCGTCGAGCAGCAGGAGACCCTTACCGAGGACGTGTCCCAGCGGCTCGACGACGCCACGCAATCGGTGGAGCAAGCCGTCTCGGACACCCTCAGCGGCACGCTCGGCCAGCTCGGGCTGGCCAGCCGCAGCGAGGTGCGCAACCTCTCCCGGCGCGTGGGGGAACTGTCGAAAAAGCTAGACGCCCTCTCGGAGATGCTGAATGCCCAGCAGACGGCCGTCGAGGCCCGCGTCTTCCACGTCGCGCCCAGCGACGAGGGGTGGAGCATCACGGTGGAGGGCGAGGACGCCCCCGTCGGCGCCCACGACACGAAGAAGGAGGCCGTGA
It encodes the following:
- a CDS encoding phasin family protein, producing the protein MTATNDETPTDDRKGFSLKTLPDEVSGRAREVWLAGLGALERLEQEGDKVFETLVERGRNYEDARRDQIEKATETVVEQQETLTEDVSQRLDDATQSVEQAVSDTLSGTLGQLGLASRSEVRNLSRRVGELSKKLDALSEMLNAQQTAVEARVFHVAPSDEGWSITVEGEDAPVGAHDTKKEAVSTARATAKEQAPSQLVVHKQDRSVQESFSYDADDA